In bacterium, a single window of DNA contains:
- the leuA_2 gene encoding 2-isopropylmalate synthase — protein sequence MELREPYESLIVPPSRFVQDLHFPTPEKIRIYDTTLRDGEQTPGVAFTPEQKYELAVALSDVGVHMIDLGFPAVSREEQEGLKRLLAGKRAGELRSDFELIVMCRSNQGDIDKTLEAIAEAGGSPKDVTFFIFTAGSDLHVKYKLGKTLLRREGRDESEWLDLPVQWYRDANKKMFVELIRYAKSKGVETIEVGNAEDGSRADLDYIIEMGHETLAAGGTRLSFPDTVGTFTPQAASWYFSRLVAAFPGIDQVIHFHNDFDLGTINTITAMSVGANIPTVTVNGIGERAGNAPMHSVLGALYYLYGIEIPNFRYDKLLSLSRLVQDLSGLPIQPHEPIVGGNVYAHESGIHTAGLAIDRRMYQVIDPTFFGGEMTFVYGKHTGTAAVEYAFRKYATELAAAGITPDTALIQQVTSEVKRLREERQAKDSTREIIERYYADQARVGISEREVIELTKALAALPVAE from the coding sequence ATGGAACTGCGCGAGCCATACGAGTCGCTCATCGTCCCGCCCAGCCGGTTTGTGCAGGATTTGCACTTCCCGACTCCGGAGAAAATCCGCATCTACGACACCACGCTCCGTGACGGGGAACAGACCCCCGGCGTGGCGTTTACCCCGGAGCAAAAGTACGAACTGGCGGTCGCACTCTCTGATGTCGGGGTCCACATGATTGACCTCGGCTTTCCCGCAGTCTCCCGGGAAGAGCAGGAGGGGCTCAAGCGGCTCCTCGCGGGCAAGCGGGCGGGCGAGTTGCGCTCAGACTTCGAACTGATCGTAATGTGCCGCTCCAATCAGGGGGACATTGACAAGACCCTGGAAGCCATCGCCGAAGCGGGGGGCTCGCCGAAAGACGTCACCTTCTTCATCTTCACTGCAGGATCGGACCTGCACGTGAAGTACAAGCTCGGCAAGACACTCCTCCGTCGCGAAGGACGCGACGAGTCGGAATGGCTCGATCTCCCGGTACAGTGGTACCGCGATGCGAACAAGAAGATGTTCGTCGAACTGATCCGATACGCCAAATCGAAGGGTGTTGAGACCATCGAAGTCGGGAACGCCGAGGATGGCTCCCGGGCGGACCTGGACTACATCATCGAGATGGGGCACGAGACCCTCGCCGCTGGCGGGACCCGCCTCTCGTTCCCGGATACCGTGGGAACGTTCACGCCACAGGCGGCGTCCTGGTACTTCTCCCGCCTAGTGGCCGCTTTCCCGGGTATCGACCAGGTGATCCACTTCCACAACGATTTTGATCTCGGCACGATCAATACGATCACCGCCATGAGTGTCGGGGCCAACATCCCGACCGTCACCGTGAACGGCATCGGTGAGCGGGCGGGCAATGCCCCCATGCACAGCGTGTTGGGCGCGCTTTATTACCTCTATGGCATCGAGATTCCCAACTTCCGTTATGACAAGCTGCTGAGCCTCTCCCGGCTGGTGCAGGACCTCAGCGGCCTGCCGATTCAGCCTCACGAGCCAATTGTCGGCGGCAATGTCTACGCCCATGAAAGCGGCATCCATACAGCCGGTCTGGCTATCGACCGACGGATGTACCAGGTGATCGATCCCACTTTTTTTGGCGGGGAGATGACCTTTGTCTATGGTAAGCACACCGGGACGGCGGCTGTGGAGTACGCCTTCCGCAAGTACGCTACGGAACTGGCAGCCGCTGGCATCACACCCGATACCGCACTCATTCAGCAGGTGACCAGCGAGGTCAAGCGGCTCCGGGAAGAACGGCAAGCCAAGGACAGTACCCGGGAGATCATCGAGCGGTACTACGCGGATCAGGCACGGGTCGGAATCAGCGAGCGGGAAGTCATCGAACTGACAAAAGCGCTCGCAGCGCTGCCAGTCGCCGAGTAA
- the ytnP gene encoding putative quorum-quenching lactonase YtnP: MFGVVPRNLWSQRKPPDDQNRIHLGLNCLLIRTADRNILVDDGIGTKDSEKFRTIYKVMQPPTLPADLGRYGLTVDDITDVILTHLHFDHAGGSTVLNNAGEPVPTFPNAQYYVHRINYEEARNAHERNKASYLGWNWVPVEERGRLSIVEDGQIIPDIPQIRGFDTGGHARGHMIVEANFLGTPIVYLGDIIPTAAHMGLPWIMAYDLYPVETLEVKREHLKRWYDEGYLLFFEHETDFPWARMRKLGEEKYEAVPIADDTIVCGAFESRLSEPVLQG, from the coding sequence ATGTTCGGCGTCGTGCCACGCAATCTCTGGTCGCAGCGCAAACCGCCAGATGACCAGAACCGGATCCATCTCGGGCTGAACTGCCTGCTGATCCGAACTGCGGATCGCAACATCCTGGTAGATGACGGCATCGGGACCAAGGATTCGGAAAAGTTCCGGACCATTTACAAAGTGATGCAGCCGCCAACCCTGCCTGCCGACCTTGGGCGGTACGGCCTCACCGTCGATGACATCACCGATGTCATCCTCACGCATCTCCACTTCGACCATGCCGGGGGAAGCACAGTCCTCAACAACGCTGGTGAGCCAGTCCCGACCTTTCCCAATGCCCAGTACTACGTCCACCGCATTAACTACGAGGAAGCCCGCAATGCCCATGAACGAAACAAGGCCAGCTACCTCGGCTGGAACTGGGTCCCTGTCGAGGAGCGGGGACGGCTGAGCATAGTGGAAGATGGACAGATCATTCCGGACATCCCTCAGATCCGGGGCTTCGACACAGGTGGTCACGCCCGTGGACACATGATTGTCGAGGCGAATTTTCTGGGCACTCCGATCGTCTACCTGGGCGACATCATTCCCACGGCTGCCCATATGGGACTCCCCTGGATCATGGCGTACGACCTGTATCCCGTCGAGACGCTGGAAGTGAAGCGGGAGCATCTCAAGCGGTGGTACGACGAGGGGTATCTCCTCTTTTTCGAGCATGAGACGGACTTCCCCTGGGCCCGTATGCGAAAGCTAGGCGAGGAAAAGTACGAGGCGGTGCCCATCGCCGATGACACCATCGTCTGCGGAGCTTTCGAGTCACGCCTGAGTGAGCCAGTACTGCAGGGGTAG
- the fmt gene encoding Methionyl-tRNA formyltransferase has product MRTASAPRVILCSSDSFGEPAVLALAEAGWLTALVTQPDRPRGRGRKVEPLPIRVLAESQGIPVLTPEKIATTESREALLALAPEFLVIAAYAHYLPASVRSIPTQACLNIHPSVLPQYRGPAPVQAALWQGDVVTGVAIHYTEKGIDTGDILAVETASIAPDDTGLSLRQRLGELGSRLLMRVIEEIRSGTAYGIPQDHKAATLTRLLTAADRDLPLRLPAAALANRVRALAPDPGALLYWKGEPLRVLATSEISGSAATLTPGMTWSPGKGRLAVQCGEGALELLVVQPAGRGQMPVSSWLNGLRGELPESFELRAGDPRPVVAPIADAALLAAIQPGGVHG; this is encoded by the coding sequence ATGAGGACCGCATCAGCACCACGGGTCATCCTCTGCTCCAGCGACTCCTTCGGGGAGCCGGCGGTATTGGCGCTTGCGGAGGCCGGGTGGCTTACAGCGCTGGTTACTCAGCCGGATCGTCCGCGTGGACGCGGCCGGAAGGTTGAGCCCCTGCCGATTCGGGTTCTGGCCGAGAGCCAGGGGATACCGGTTCTCACGCCTGAAAAGATTGCCACGACAGAAAGCAGGGAGGCACTGCTCGCCCTCGCTCCGGAGTTCCTCGTTATCGCCGCGTATGCCCACTACTTGCCAGCATCAGTTCGGAGTATCCCCACACAGGCCTGTCTGAACATCCATCCCTCAGTGCTGCCGCAGTACCGTGGCCCGGCGCCGGTCCAGGCGGCACTTTGGCAGGGCGATGTTGTCACGGGTGTGGCGATTCACTACACCGAAAAGGGGATCGACACCGGGGACATTCTGGCGGTGGAAACCGCTTCCATTGCGCCAGATGACACGGGCCTGTCGTTGCGTCAACGCCTCGGGGAACTCGGCTCCCGACTCCTGATGCGCGTCATTGAAGAGATTCGGTCGGGTACGGCTTATGGCATTCCCCAGGATCACAAAGCAGCCACCCTGACTCGCCTGCTCACCGCCGCTGACCGGGATCTGCCACTAAGGTTGCCTGCTGCTGCACTGGCAAACCGCGTCCGGGCACTTGCGCCTGATCCGGGAGCCCTCCTGTACTGGAAGGGCGAACCACTCCGGGTCCTGGCGACAAGCGAGATATCAGGGTCAGCCGCGACCCTCACACCCGGGATGACCTGGTCTCCTGGCAAAGGTCGACTCGCGGTGCAGTGTGGTGAGGGAGCGTTGGAGTTGCTCGTCGTCCAGCCAGCGGGACGCGGCCAGATGCCAGTCAGCAGTTGGCTCAATGGTCTGCGGGGCGAACTGCCGGAAAGCTTTGAGCTAAGAGCCGGAGATCCCCGCCCCGTGGTAGCGCCCATAGCAGATGCGGCATTGCTCGCTGCGATCCAGCCAGGAGGAGTCCATGGCTGA
- the ltaA gene encoding L-allo-threonine aldolase, which yields MPDLLDAYNAAMAPLLDFRSDTVTQPTPAMYEALRQAPLGDDVLGHDPTVLELEEETAQLLGKEAALFFPSGTMANQAAVRALTADGGEILLGLKSHIFNFEVGGVGLHSRVQTNTVEERDGYLHWEDLAPRLRSETVHSPGTQLICLENTHNILGGRLFPLPAMQEIAAGAVSAGIPVHLDGARLFNASIASGIPAREYAACATTVMTCLSKGLASPVGSMLAGPADLMEGCRRIRKSFGGGLRQSGILAACGLVSLRSMVDRLADDHANARLLAEGLNQTGLVKPVDLSTVQTNIIIAELAPHLPDLSAVQQLLNDRGLLVTSFPPRFIRLCTHKDVDQAAVQAALQILFETAGSLASPVATA from the coding sequence GTGCCCGACCTCCTGGATGCCTACAATGCTGCTATGGCACCACTGCTCGACTTCCGCTCCGACACCGTGACCCAGCCGACTCCGGCGATGTACGAAGCCCTGCGCCAAGCGCCGCTGGGAGATGACGTCCTCGGGCATGATCCCACGGTCCTCGAGCTGGAAGAGGAAACCGCCCAACTGCTGGGCAAAGAAGCCGCGTTGTTCTTCCCTTCCGGCACGATGGCCAATCAGGCAGCGGTCCGGGCGCTCACCGCCGATGGCGGAGAGATTTTGCTGGGACTGAAAAGCCACATCTTCAATTTCGAAGTCGGCGGAGTAGGACTCCATTCCCGGGTCCAGACAAACACGGTGGAAGAGCGAGACGGTTATCTGCACTGGGAGGACCTGGCTCCACGTCTGCGTTCAGAAACCGTCCATTCACCGGGGACCCAGCTGATTTGCCTCGAAAACACACACAACATTCTGGGAGGGCGGCTGTTTCCCTTGCCCGCGATGCAGGAAATCGCGGCCGGTGCTGTATCTGCCGGGATTCCGGTGCATCTCGATGGGGCGAGACTTTTCAATGCCTCGATTGCCAGCGGGATTCCCGCCAGGGAATATGCTGCCTGCGCGACCACGGTCATGACCTGCCTCTCCAAGGGACTCGCCAGCCCCGTCGGCTCGATGCTGGCAGGCCCAGCTGACCTGATGGAGGGCTGTCGTCGCATCCGGAAGTCTTTCGGTGGCGGGCTCCGACAGTCGGGCATCCTCGCTGCTTGTGGCCTCGTCAGCCTCCGGTCGATGGTCGATCGACTGGCGGATGATCATGCCAATGCGCGTCTGTTGGCAGAGGGACTGAACCAGACCGGGTTGGTCAAGCCAGTAGATCTCTCGACGGTCCAGACCAATATCATCATTGCTGAGCTGGCCCCCCACCTGCCTGATTTATCGGCGGTGCAGCAGTTGCTGAACGACCGGGGGCTCCTGGTGACCAGCTTTCCGCCCCGCTTCATCCGCCTGTGCACCCACAAGGATGTCGATCAGGCGGCGGTTCAGGCAGCGCTCCAGATTCTGTTCGAGACCGCGGGGAGTCTGGCGAGCCCGGTCGCGACTGCCTGA
- the rutD_1 gene encoding putative aminoacrylate hydrolase RutD — MSVGSAPYSIRQAQPTLIDSPLYVEVRGPIQAPSVLFVHGICASTSYWTCRLGALQDHLQCVTLDLLGHGRSPKPVTGSYSLEEQADAVAPVLMHLAREQGGPVPIVAHSMGNFVALELRRRHPELVSKILGMGLPYFPSKEEAYASFLQMNPFAALPVRRPWWAGPLLNTARISRGKLGYSWFHKNYGLPRDCWEDGFAVTWESLSRSLHNLILGVDVRDLLASAGTAELEWWHGTRDQSAPYRYVTQLWEAHPEVPTTTIEGGNHNVWISHNDQMTNTFLDRLVP, encoded by the coding sequence ATGTCCGTGGGCTCCGCACCCTATTCCATTCGCCAGGCGCAGCCAACTCTCATCGACTCCCCGCTGTATGTGGAAGTCCGGGGGCCGATCCAGGCTCCCTCCGTGCTGTTCGTTCATGGAATCTGCGCGTCCACCAGCTACTGGACCTGCCGTCTCGGAGCGCTCCAGGACCACCTTCAGTGCGTCACGCTGGACCTCCTTGGACATGGACGCTCCCCCAAACCTGTCACTGGCAGCTACTCCCTGGAAGAGCAGGCGGATGCGGTCGCGCCCGTACTGATGCACCTTGCCCGGGAACAGGGCGGGCCGGTCCCGATCGTCGCGCATTCCATGGGGAACTTTGTGGCGCTGGAATTACGACGTCGTCATCCAGAACTGGTCAGCAAGATTCTGGGGATGGGCTTGCCCTACTTCCCCAGCAAGGAAGAAGCCTATGCGTCCTTCCTGCAGATGAACCCATTCGCGGCATTGCCGGTGCGCCGTCCGTGGTGGGCCGGTCCGCTGCTCAACACGGCCCGCATCAGTCGGGGGAAGCTGGGGTACAGCTGGTTCCATAAGAACTACGGCTTACCCCGGGACTGCTGGGAAGATGGCTTTGCGGTCACCTGGGAATCGCTGTCGCGGTCGCTGCACAATCTGATCCTGGGGGTGGATGTCCGGGATTTGCTGGCGAGTGCGGGGACTGCCGAGCTGGAGTGGTGGCATGGCACCCGGGATCAGTCCGCCCCGTACCGGTATGTCACGCAGTTATGGGAGGCACACCCGGAGGTCCCGACGACCACCATTGAGGGGGGCAATCACAATGTCTGGATCAGCCATAACGACCAGATGACCAACACGTTTCTGGACCGTCTGGTCCCCTGA
- a CDS encoding Cyclic di-GMP phosphodiesterase — translation MPTPEPQNSHLFDAALAIVSAIDERSTYTAGRTKAVVAIASAIATALEESPAEIERLQWACLYADLGMLALPDALVWKPEQLTPQEQQQVRSHVNLSLQMLANNPAPVPTADIVGAHHERYDGGGYPRGLRGYEVPRLANMLCLADSLVGMASDRPHRRGFEAGMIAQIIEGERGKQFYPELVDALATLDIASLLSMRRRPATEARLLRVEVA, via the coding sequence ATGCCGACCCCGGAACCGCAAAACAGCCACCTTTTCGATGCCGCGCTGGCGATCGTCAGCGCGATCGATGAGCGCTCGACTTACACCGCTGGCCGGACGAAAGCTGTCGTCGCCATCGCCAGCGCCATCGCGACCGCCCTGGAGGAGTCGCCAGCCGAGATTGAGCGGCTGCAATGGGCCTGTCTTTATGCCGACCTGGGGATGCTGGCGTTGCCGGATGCCCTAGTGTGGAAGCCAGAGCAACTGACGCCGCAGGAACAACAGCAGGTCCGGAGCCATGTCAATCTGTCGCTGCAAATGCTCGCGAACAACCCCGCCCCGGTCCCTACTGCGGACATTGTCGGCGCGCATCATGAGCGCTATGACGGCGGCGGGTATCCCCGGGGACTACGGGGCTATGAAGTCCCCCGGCTCGCCAATATGCTCTGCCTGGCAGACTCCCTGGTCGGGATGGCGTCAGACCGTCCCCATCGACGCGGCTTCGAGGCCGGGATGATCGCCCAAATCATCGAAGGGGAACGGGGCAAGCAGTTCTATCCGGAGCTGGTCGATGCGCTGGCGACGCTGGATATCGCCTCGCTCCTCTCCATGCGACGGCGTCCGGCCACCGAGGCCCGCCTCCTCCGCGTGGAAGTCGCCTGA
- the murG gene encoding UDP-N-acetylglucosamine--N-acetylmuramyl-(pentapeptide) pyrophosphoryl-undecaprenol N-acetylglucosamine transferase: MPHDHPDHGGLSCAHSSHFTADGQIPIPVPPAFNADLWRGRTIVMAGGGSGGHIFPGLALLELWQEALDPPPQVHWIGSPRRMEATLIPERGIPFHPLEITYFRRSLAPAAWKQNLSVLMRLSSGRTFREAEAILKQVDADLVISLGSFVGGPVVIAAHHAGIPTVLMAMDTVIGRGHKWSAPVADAICVSTEEGQEQLRRYRDRVFLTGTPVRPSVFQGDPTAARFEFGIKNNGKRTLLVLGGSQGARALNEHIPALWQALNGPAGPGLNILHQTGEQGAESVVPPADSAGSYVARPFIGNMGNAYALADVVLSRAGANTLAEQAALGKPAILVPFAAAAEGHQLHNAQSLAKQGLAICLPEDQLSLDLLVTQISRLITDEKQLSTMRMIAMAEAKPRAAGDVALVCEGVLARHGRILPVAAAS; the protein is encoded by the coding sequence ATGCCGCACGACCATCCCGACCATGGCGGCCTGAGTTGCGCGCATAGCAGCCACTTCACTGCGGATGGGCAGATCCCCATTCCGGTGCCGCCGGCGTTTAACGCCGACCTCTGGCGTGGGCGCACGATCGTGATGGCGGGCGGCGGCTCGGGTGGCCATATCTTCCCGGGACTTGCCCTGCTGGAACTCTGGCAGGAGGCCCTCGATCCCCCACCGCAAGTCCACTGGATCGGTTCCCCCCGCCGGATGGAAGCGACACTGATCCCGGAGCGGGGGATTCCCTTTCATCCGCTGGAGATCACCTACTTTCGCCGGTCGCTGGCACCTGCTGCCTGGAAACAGAATCTGAGTGTGCTGATGCGACTCTCCAGTGGCCGCACCTTTAGGGAGGCGGAAGCCATTCTGAAGCAGGTCGATGCCGATTTGGTCATCAGTCTCGGGAGCTTCGTCGGCGGACCCGTGGTCATCGCGGCCCACCATGCCGGCATCCCCACGGTCCTCATGGCCATGGATACGGTCATCGGACGAGGGCACAAGTGGAGCGCTCCGGTGGCCGATGCGATCTGTGTCAGCACCGAAGAGGGGCAGGAGCAACTCCGACGGTATCGCGATCGGGTCTTCCTCACCGGGACTCCGGTCCGCCCTTCCGTGTTCCAGGGCGATCCCACCGCTGCGCGGTTCGAGTTTGGCATTAAGAACAATGGCAAGCGGACACTGCTGGTGTTGGGGGGATCGCAGGGTGCCCGAGCCCTGAATGAACACATTCCAGCCCTCTGGCAGGCCCTGAATGGACCTGCGGGACCAGGGCTCAACATCCTGCATCAGACAGGAGAGCAAGGAGCGGAAAGTGTTGTGCCGCCCGCTGATTCTGCGGGCTCCTATGTTGCGCGACCATTCATAGGGAACATGGGGAATGCCTACGCCCTGGCCGATGTCGTCCTCTCCCGGGCTGGGGCCAACACGCTGGCCGAGCAGGCAGCCCTCGGCAAACCTGCGATTTTGGTGCCGTTCGCAGCTGCGGCAGAGGGACATCAACTGCACAACGCGCAGTCGCTGGCGAAACAGGGACTTGCGATCTGCCTGCCCGAAGATCAGCTGAGTCTTGACTTGCTGGTCACACAGATCTCCCGACTCATCACCGATGAAAAGCAACTGTCGACCATGAGGATGATCGCGATGGCGGAAGCGAAGCCCCGGGCGGCCGGGGATGTCGCGCTGGTTTGTGAAGGAGTTCTGGCGCGGCACGGACGCATCCTGCCGGTCGCGGCCGCCAGCTAG
- the natA gene encoding ABC transporter ATP-binding protein NatA, producing the protein MPPVPDPAPLSQLPHNLRLASPPTPEDLAAYPIILTQLRRQFGEFVAVNNIDLAVPKGAFLGFLGPNGAGKSTTINMIIGLLRPTRGEIVVAGHRLKEAPLLCKAALGVIPEELALYDRLTAREQIEFTGRMFGIAPLLVRSRTDELIDLLELDPSRFVGDLSLGMRKKVALASALVHDPPVLVLDEPFNGIDAVSARLIKTILKTLTRRGTTIILTTHVMEQIEALCDHVAVINHGHILVSDTMAGFRASMAARGYDDLEHAFVALLGRDEPEKQLSWIGESPT; encoded by the coding sequence ATGCCTCCTGTGCCCGATCCCGCGCCGCTGAGCCAGTTGCCGCATAACCTGCGGCTGGCTAGTCCCCCGACCCCCGAGGATCTGGCGGCTTATCCGATCATCCTGACGCAACTGCGGCGGCAGTTTGGCGAGTTTGTCGCAGTGAACAATATCGATCTGGCTGTCCCTAAAGGCGCGTTTCTGGGCTTTCTGGGACCCAATGGAGCCGGGAAGTCGACCACCATCAACATGATCATAGGGCTGCTGCGCCCTACGCGGGGGGAGATCGTCGTGGCTGGCCATCGCCTCAAAGAGGCCCCCCTGCTATGCAAAGCCGCGCTTGGCGTCATTCCGGAAGAACTGGCGCTGTATGACCGACTGACCGCCAGGGAGCAGATCGAGTTTACGGGTCGGATGTTCGGCATTGCGCCGCTGCTGGTCCGGAGCCGGACCGATGAACTGATCGACTTGCTGGAGCTGGACCCGTCGCGCTTTGTAGGCGACCTGTCGCTGGGGATGCGGAAGAAGGTTGCCCTGGCATCGGCTCTCGTCCATGACCCGCCGGTCCTGGTCCTCGATGAGCCCTTTAACGGCATCGATGCCGTCTCCGCCCGGCTGATCAAGACGATTCTCAAAACTCTGACCCGTCGCGGGACCACCATCATCCTGACCACCCATGTCATGGAGCAGATCGAAGCGCTCTGCGACCATGTGGCGGTCATCAACCACGGCCACATCCTGGTGTCCGACACGATGGCCGGCTTCCGTGCCAGCATGGCCGCCCGGGGCTACGACGATCTGGAGCACGCATTTGTCGCACTTCTGGGTCGGGATGAGCCCGAGAAGCAGCTCTCCTGGATCGGGGAGTCACCCACATGA